The following proteins are encoded in a genomic region of Leptospira kirschneri serovar Cynopteri str. 3522 CT:
- a CDS encoding HAMP domain-containing protein, giving the protein MAMAKEDAGKKRIFSNYIVDRDFQFKFLLNYSLLIVFGLILTLGFLYWLNDTKFDKGVVFRLRNDPIKVYQKGFEDHNGIEREKFVEREIFLPDYDHKLDMFTIQVKGILFLSGLFLGMATIFTIIYSHKMAGPIYNIKNQLRKLAAGEEPARKIKIRKGDEFQELADLLNQVIETRINNKKG; this is encoded by the coding sequence ATGGCAATGGCAAAAGAAGACGCCGGTAAAAAAAGAATTTTTAGCAACTACATCGTAGATCGAGATTTCCAATTTAAGTTTTTATTGAATTACTCCTTACTCATTGTTTTTGGTCTTATTTTGACGTTAGGTTTTCTATACTGGTTAAATGATACTAAATTTGATAAAGGAGTTGTTTTTCGTTTGAGAAACGACCCTATTAAAGTGTATCAAAAAGGTTTCGAAGATCACAACGGAATAGAAAGGGAAAAGTTTGTGGAAAGGGAAATTTTTCTTCCGGATTACGATCACAAACTAGACATGTTTACAATTCAAGTAAAAGGAATATTATTTTTATCCGGTTTGTTTTTGGGAATGGCCACAATCTTTACCATAATCTATTCTCATAAAATGGCCGGACCTATTTACAATATCAAAAATCAACTTAGAAAATTAGCAGCGGGAGAAGAACCAGCTCGGAAGATCAAAATTCGAAAAGGAGACGAATTTCAAGAACTTGCAGATCTTCTCAATCAAGTCATTGAAACCAGAATCAACAATAAAAAAGGCTGA
- a CDS encoding STAS domain-containing protein — MEATNNSKDELSVEIISNSHVNHLLKPHMTIVKTSGEVNIFSSKKLKDLFNSKIDEGARVLLLDLSSTTHIDSSGLAVLISTQAKLMKQLKGALIVYAIPSSINKIFELTRLDKLITMSIDLDEALDKAMTF; from the coding sequence ATGGAAGCAACAAACAATTCAAAAGATGAGTTATCCGTAGAGATTATATCCAATTCTCACGTAAATCATTTACTAAAACCTCATATGACGATCGTAAAAACGAGCGGGGAAGTAAATATTTTTTCTTCAAAGAAGCTCAAAGACTTATTCAATTCGAAAATTGATGAAGGAGCGAGAGTACTTCTATTGGATTTATCGTCTACAACGCATATAGACTCCTCAGGACTTGCAGTTCTTATCAGTACACAAGCCAAACTGATGAAACAACTGAAAGGTGCCTTAATCGTATATGCGATCCCTAGCTCGATTAATAAAATTTTCGAATTAACTCGACTGGATAAATTGATTACGATGTCGATCGATTTAGACGAAGCCTTAGATAAGGCAATGACATTTTGA
- a CDS encoding SpoIIE family protein phosphatase: protein MKKSLRLQIIVIYTILTVVNLTFVAVMIFENQTDLLISNFTLESDRVAREILKKIESYGNINFENSSQTDEFQTKLLSIGLTNFSVIAAEDNSLEKTRTLLSNGITVTISDLKTKLTNMSNAKAALNTSYDIELDTDHFIVNLIFYLNPKTFLISQIKMKEMVDRLRSLYIQLGLLLIWGFAFHILFGIFLYRKIFVRLFLLKEVSETMATGNLNARISWNVSAHDELDVLGNTFNGMAEQISSQFDTLKLKNAQIQTELEIGKNVQECFLPEKRKKFNLINVEIIYQPMREVSGDIYDIIEISDTRTAFFLADATGHGVSAALITSIIHYNVENIMKETVNPAHIFNRLSDNLFETLQGTFFATGIFILFEKEGGYAYFCSAGHNPIYYYRKEQNKIVVLESTGFVLGIGIPDEYSVLKIKTSPGDKILVYTDGVLDAANETTEPFGDDRLLAAFQKYATLPTTELTEKLREEIHSYANVFPDDVTFGILEIT, encoded by the coding sequence ATGAAGAAATCACTTCGACTACAGATTATCGTCATTTATACGATTTTAACCGTTGTAAATCTTACTTTTGTAGCGGTCATGATTTTTGAAAATCAAACAGATCTTCTCATTTCCAATTTTACTTTAGAATCGGATCGTGTCGCTCGAGAAATTCTTAAAAAAATAGAATCTTACGGAAATATCAATTTTGAAAATTCCTCTCAAACCGACGAATTTCAAACCAAATTATTAAGTATAGGACTCACAAATTTTTCAGTCATTGCAGCAGAAGACAATTCTTTGGAAAAAACTCGCACCCTACTTTCCAACGGAATTACTGTGACTATATCTGATTTGAAAACAAAACTTACAAACATGAGTAACGCAAAAGCGGCTCTAAATACATCTTACGATATTGAACTCGACACAGACCATTTTATAGTTAATCTCATCTTTTATCTCAATCCTAAAACGTTTCTCATTTCCCAAATTAAAATGAAGGAAATGGTAGATCGGCTTAGATCCCTTTATATACAACTTGGATTGTTACTCATTTGGGGATTTGCCTTTCACATTCTTTTTGGAATTTTCCTTTATCGAAAGATCTTTGTTCGACTTTTTCTTTTAAAAGAAGTCAGCGAAACGATGGCTACCGGAAATTTAAATGCGAGAATTTCCTGGAACGTTTCAGCTCACGACGAGTTAGATGTATTAGGAAATACATTCAACGGAATGGCAGAGCAAATCTCTTCCCAATTCGATACTCTTAAACTCAAAAATGCTCAAATTCAAACGGAGTTAGAAATTGGTAAAAATGTTCAGGAATGTTTTCTTCCTGAAAAAAGAAAAAAATTCAATCTGATTAACGTAGAAATTATTTATCAACCAATGCGTGAAGTAAGTGGGGACATTTATGACATCATCGAAATCAGTGATACAAGAACTGCATTCTTTTTAGCGGACGCTACTGGACACGGAGTTTCTGCGGCTCTCATCACCTCTATCATTCACTATAATGTAGAAAATATCATGAAAGAGACCGTAAATCCGGCTCACATTTTCAATCGACTTAGCGACAATCTTTTTGAAACCTTACAAGGGACTTTTTTCGCCACAGGAATTTTTATTCTTTTTGAAAAAGAAGGAGGATACGCCTACTTCTGCAGCGCCGGACACAATCCAATCTATTACTATCGAAAAGAACAAAACAAAATCGTCGTATTAGAGTCAACGGGATTTGTTTTAGGAATCGGTATTCCGGATGAATATAGCGTTTTAAAAATTAAAACTTCTCCCGGAGATAAGATTCTAGTTTATACAGATGGTGTTTTAGACGCAGCCAATGAGACCACCGAACCATTTGGAGACGATCGTCTTTTAGCTGCTTTTCAAAAATATGCCACTCTACCAACAACGGAACTTACGGAAAAACTTCGGGAAGAAATTCATTCTTATGCAAACGTTTTTCCGGACGACGTTACTTTTGGAATTTTAGAGATCACTTAA
- a CDS encoding FecR family protein produces MEEPGIKREQKIQEILFEGKQNDLSPSIEWLAKSLSNSWVEYSPQKSDFESLYAQANLNSSKILSFSDFTKNKLVWGISAAAIFLFAVTLGYYSILKDRPSLGIEKGGVEISQVQGEAYLTSSDPKDKILLKPGVRIQEGQRVVTGSGAILNLKVSDGIVVRILSDSEVSFRLIDLSTHYKIGIDLEKGELLAHIHKNLKKEEFIVRSENLSAEVRGTSFSFQNVPGQGTKVEVLEGRVAVSTHVESQKSAPEGEQVLEPNQGIFVNQNGFVRSHLNDSEKNRLETEFEKLPIENIPRDKNRIYSNRQELLTDFQRLEKIVLIDGKEIEGVIVDMDEKAMYIQTLEKEIVIRRESVSEVIQLY; encoded by the coding sequence ATGGAAGAACCGGGAATAAAAAGGGAACAAAAGATTCAAGAAATTCTTTTCGAAGGAAAACAAAATGATCTTAGTCCTTCAATAGAATGGCTGGCCAAAAGTTTGAGCAATTCTTGGGTAGAATATTCTCCCCAAAAGTCAGACTTCGAATCTCTTTATGCCCAGGCCAACCTAAATTCTTCTAAAATACTTTCTTTTTCCGATTTTACAAAAAACAAACTCGTTTGGGGAATTTCAGCGGCGGCGATATTTCTTTTTGCAGTTACATTAGGATATTATTCTATTCTTAAGGATAGGCCTTCTCTCGGAATTGAAAAAGGAGGTGTAGAAATTTCACAAGTACAAGGAGAAGCCTACCTCACCTCCTCCGATCCGAAAGACAAAATTCTTTTAAAACCAGGAGTAAGAATCCAAGAAGGCCAGAGAGTAGTCACTGGTTCTGGGGCCATTCTGAACTTAAAAGTGTCCGATGGAATTGTAGTGAGAATACTTTCCGATTCGGAAGTTTCCTTTCGATTGATCGATCTTTCTACGCATTACAAAATTGGAATCGATTTAGAAAAGGGAGAATTATTAGCCCACATTCATAAAAATCTTAAAAAAGAAGAATTTATAGTTCGTTCCGAAAATTTAAGCGCAGAAGTACGAGGTACAAGTTTCAGTTTTCAAAATGTTCCGGGGCAAGGGACTAAAGTAGAAGTTTTAGAAGGTCGAGTAGCAGTCAGTACTCACGTAGAATCTCAAAAATCAGCTCCAGAAGGTGAACAAGTTCTGGAGCCAAATCAGGGAATTTTTGTAAATCAAAATGGTTTTGTTCGCAGCCATTTGAACGATTCCGAAAAAAATCGTTTAGAAACTGAGTTCGAAAAACTGCCAATTGAAAACATTCCTAGAGATAAAAACCGAATCTATTCAAACAGACAAGAGTTACTAACGGATTTCCAAAGATTAGAAAAAATTGTTTTGATCGATGGAAAAGAGATCGAAGGTGTAATCGTAGACATGGATGAAAAGGCGATGTACATTCAAACTCTTGAAAAAGAAATTGTCATTCGCAGAGAATCCGTCTCTGAAGTAATTCAACTCTACTAA
- a CDS encoding LB_137 family protein: MRKTLIYILLFTFLTSHLYSHRVILKSGEQLSGDLKETEGTSDYIIITTEGEDIKILKKDIAELFFEEEGNLLCIHFKEQSEPKCSLKVIKLNTNTVYYVDENRYLRASFKDLESISIETPSTKILEQLSKTGFQIRITSKDKKEILSLIQSVNESGISVQNESDPNSVLIPKEEIVSVFYKASQEKKEEPPLPKEKEIQPITILDYLIPGYYIKNQGYTKSGYALMGAAAFFAIGSLYEFIEAKNAEGKTPLFVPQGDGSILWIEQPNGEFNKHKNLNQLFLISLICTYLFNTAIVTFPATFSFFFQEMPATPNLHSVEKDQKIEMKININF, translated from the coding sequence ATGAGAAAAACTTTAATTTACATTTTACTTTTTACTTTTCTAACAAGCCATTTATATTCACATAGAGTAATTTTAAAATCGGGAGAACAGCTTTCGGGAGATTTAAAAGAAACAGAGGGAACGTCGGATTATATTATTATCACAACCGAAGGTGAAGATATAAAAATTTTAAAAAAAGACATAGCTGAATTATTTTTCGAAGAGGAAGGAAATCTTCTTTGTATTCATTTTAAAGAACAATCAGAACCTAAATGTAGCCTAAAGGTCATTAAACTCAATACAAATACAGTTTATTATGTGGACGAGAATCGATATCTTAGAGCCTCTTTCAAAGATTTAGAATCGATCAGTATAGAGACACCTTCTACCAAAATTTTAGAGCAACTTTCTAAAACAGGTTTTCAAATACGGATCACGTCCAAAGATAAAAAGGAAATTTTATCCCTTATTCAAAGTGTAAATGAAAGCGGAATTTCGGTTCAAAACGAATCAGATCCAAACTCGGTTCTAATTCCAAAAGAAGAAATTGTTTCGGTATTTTATAAAGCGAGCCAAGAAAAAAAAGAAGAGCCCCCTCTTCCGAAAGAAAAAGAAATTCAACCCATTACAATTTTGGATTATTTAATTCCTGGTTACTATATTAAAAATCAAGGATATACAAAAAGTGGATATGCCCTGATGGGAGCCGCTGCATTTTTTGCCATAGGAAGTCTTTATGAATTTATAGAAGCAAAAAATGCAGAAGGGAAAACTCCTTTATTCGTTCCTCAAGGAGATGGTTCTATTCTTTGGATAGAACAGCCCAATGGAGAATTTAATAAACACAAAAACTTAAATCAACTTTTTCTAATATCTTTGATCTGTACTTATTTATTCAATACCGCAATAGTCACTTTCCCGGCTACATTCTCTTTTTTCTTTCAAGAAATGCCGGCAACCCCAAATCTACATTCGGTAGAAAAGGATCAGAAAATCGAAATGAAAATTAACATTAACTTTTAG
- a CDS encoding histidine phosphatase family protein — protein sequence MKSTFKKSNIIYVFRHGETDWNREGRLQGHLEIPINEQGELQSKSLALILKRLGIEVLLSSDLKRAQETSQIISDKLNLNPIFNSGFREVFLGDGQGKLINEVDSYFGKNFWKKWNDHNSIYDTLRFPNGESKQETDIRVHLSLMRMINLFSNQIIALCTHGFVMKRMLKIYKSKTKNTSNIQNIEYIQFSFEEIETATIHPL from the coding sequence TTGAAAAGTACATTCAAAAAATCAAATATTATATACGTTTTCAGACACGGAGAAACAGATTGGAATCGGGAGGGCAGACTTCAAGGACATCTGGAAATACCGATCAACGAACAGGGAGAACTTCAGTCAAAGTCTTTAGCTTTAATTTTAAAACGTTTAGGAATCGAAGTTTTGTTGAGTAGTGATCTAAAAAGGGCCCAAGAAACGAGTCAAATTATATCTGACAAACTAAATCTAAATCCAATTTTTAATTCCGGCTTTAGAGAAGTATTTCTGGGAGACGGACAAGGGAAATTGATAAACGAAGTAGATTCTTATTTTGGAAAAAACTTTTGGAAGAAGTGGAATGATCATAATTCCATCTATGACACACTTCGATTTCCAAATGGAGAGTCAAAACAAGAGACGGATATCAGAGTACATCTTTCCTTAATGCGTATGATAAATCTATTTTCCAATCAAATTATAGCGTTATGCACACATGGTTTTGTCATGAAAAGGATGCTCAAAATTTATAAATCTAAAACAAAAAATACTTCAAATATTCAAAATATAGAATATATTCAATTTAGTTTTGAGGAAATCGAAACTGCCACGATCCATCCGTTGTAA
- a CDS encoding FecR family protein, with amino-acid sequence MIHNILFLAAFCLFLPQILFADDEIAIVLFVTGKVQYSQAGKTETLKKNVILTKNAKVETGEGKADLQLGANAVIRIAPFTKIEIAELFSDSSKNTAKLTLVSGKLFTNVQKSNKKEELEISSASYTAGVRGTQFVISEEKTKAPKNEDSDIPEGVFVNEGEVTVHPSSGNDLNLQAGEQASWNGKELLAEPLKEFMKEKMKIIQNFKAIKSENYEMLKGQKLKNKELLENFPKS; translated from the coding sequence ATGATTCATAACATTTTATTCCTTGCTGCTTTTTGTCTATTCCTACCTCAAATACTTTTTGCAGATGATGAAATTGCAATCGTACTTTTTGTAACCGGAAAGGTTCAGTATTCTCAAGCAGGAAAAACGGAAACACTTAAGAAAAATGTTATATTAACAAAAAACGCAAAAGTAGAAACTGGAGAAGGAAAAGCCGATTTACAATTAGGTGCAAACGCCGTAATCAGAATAGCCCCATTTACAAAAATTGAAATTGCAGAACTTTTTTCAGATAGCTCTAAAAACACTGCAAAACTTACTTTAGTTTCCGGTAAACTATTTACGAACGTCCAAAAATCTAATAAAAAGGAAGAATTAGAAATAAGTTCGGCCTCTTACACCGCTGGAGTTCGTGGAACTCAATTTGTAATCAGCGAAGAAAAAACGAAAGCTCCTAAAAATGAGGATTCGGATATTCCTGAAGGAGTTTTTGTCAATGAAGGAGAAGTTACAGTTCATCCTTCTTCAGGAAACGATTTGAATCTTCAAGCAGGAGAACAAGCATCTTGGAACGGTAAGGAATTATTAGCAGAGCCTCTCAAAGAATTTATGAAAGAAAAAATGAAGATCATTCAAAACTTCAAGGCGATTAAAAGTGAAAATTACGAAATGCTCAAAGGGCAAAAATTGAAAAATAAAGAACTTTTAGAAAACTTTCCTAAATCATAA
- a CDS encoding RNA polymerase sigma factor, with the protein MDALYREYSGKIFDFLYKYSSGNPEIAMDLMQDTFLNFFRKYSDTDIDQEQAIRLLYTIARNRSINYSRKFSTVKESGNSEMQEFQEQKLSFVRKAELKDLEERLLVCLDELEEDEKYALILRFMEDYNLTTIAEIMSISVSTASRLIVKATAKVTEIAEKKNLKP; encoded by the coding sequence ATGGATGCTCTCTATCGAGAGTACAGTGGAAAAATCTTTGATTTTCTCTATAAATATAGTTCCGGGAATCCTGAAATCGCGATGGATCTGATGCAGGATACATTTCTGAATTTTTTCAGAAAATATTCCGATACAGATATAGACCAGGAACAGGCGATCCGTTTACTTTATACGATTGCTCGTAACCGTTCCATCAACTATTCCCGGAAGTTTTCCACGGTAAAGGAAAGTGGAAATTCCGAAATGCAGGAGTTTCAAGAACAAAAACTTTCTTTCGTTAGAAAGGCAGAACTAAAGGATTTAGAAGAACGTCTATTAGTCTGTTTGGACGAACTTGAAGAAGACGAAAAATATGCCTTGATTCTTCGATTTATGGAGGACTACAATCTGACTACCATAGCTGAAATTATGAGTATATCGGTATCAACTGCATCTCGTTTAATTGTCAAAGCGACAGCAAAAGTAACCGAAATCGCAGAAAAAAAGAATTTGAAACCCTGA
- a CDS encoding transposase, whose amino-acid sequence MAGIIYRMKTGCQWRAIPNEFGSGQTCHRRFQEWERVGVFKKIYSASQNSSSDNRSETA is encoded by the coding sequence ATGGCAGGCATCATCTATCGAATGAAAACAGGCTGTCAGTGGCGTGCCATTCCGAATGAGTTTGGATCTGGCCAAACTTGTCACAGAAGATTTCAAGAATGGGAACGAGTAGGAGTATTCAAAAAGATTTACAGCGCGTCCCAAAACTCGTCGAGCGACAATAGAAGCGAGACGGCTTGA
- the srpA gene encoding sigma factor sigX-regulated lipoprotein SrpA, which produces MTLLSSALILFVSCAKGKDNKNDLLLAAILLNGGTKAEFRISNINTLVAARTAANSSQSRIGESNASAFLTDLGGDNPQNYGDGAADGFNDHFITPAAISIGVCQVVAYKSVAKGGPAKGSETLENANFIMFELSGSNVVPGAKMCGSGFMPIGLQTGDSTLSSGFLPITPFPEAEKQDYDRVGIIARDFTYYFDPKDVPENSYRYVDLILNDPISNIESHRAYDEIIRGDVSPKLFNKNCPESFLNSSSYIYSDLLKSGEMENLSSGSCMMTELAIDANSGHILKAAVPDILNPFRDPTSVLNPPSVAGVEFASPTQKLKFKTPASINNLDIKDPYILVVDLDSSKKDGGSILFNVSIDKVLFWDSTSADNVFSPQLDAGDSPNATSGNDNLTNTARKNMIFHLPTIISNYK; this is translated from the coding sequence ATGACTCTTTTATCGTCAGCCTTAATTTTATTTGTAAGTTGTGCAAAAGGTAAAGACAATAAGAATGATTTATTGTTAGCGGCAATTTTGCTTAATGGTGGAACAAAGGCCGAGTTCCGCATTTCCAATATCAATACCCTTGTGGCAGCGCGCACTGCGGCAAATTCATCCCAATCTAGAATCGGAGAAAGTAACGCTTCTGCATTCCTAACGGATCTTGGCGGAGACAACCCTCAAAATTATGGAGACGGTGCAGCGGATGGTTTTAACGATCATTTTATCACGCCAGCTGCAATTTCTATCGGAGTATGCCAAGTTGTTGCTTATAAATCAGTAGCAAAAGGTGGACCGGCAAAAGGAAGTGAGACATTAGAAAATGCGAATTTTATAATGTTTGAATTATCGGGATCAAATGTTGTCCCAGGCGCAAAAATGTGTGGAAGTGGCTTTATGCCCATCGGATTACAAACCGGAGACAGTACTTTAAGTTCGGGTTTTCTTCCAATTACTCCATTTCCAGAAGCGGAAAAACAAGACTATGATCGAGTAGGAATCATCGCCAGAGACTTTACTTATTATTTTGACCCGAAAGATGTCCCTGAAAATTCATACCGTTATGTGGACTTGATTTTAAATGATCCTATTTCTAATATTGAGTCTCACCGAGCCTACGATGAAATTATCAGAGGCGACGTAAGTCCAAAACTTTTTAATAAAAATTGTCCGGAATCTTTTCTGAACTCTTCGAGTTATATCTACTCCGATTTGTTAAAATCGGGAGAAATGGAGAATCTCTCCTCAGGTAGTTGTATGATGACCGAATTAGCGATCGACGCAAATTCTGGTCATATACTTAAAGCTGCAGTTCCAGACATTCTTAACCCTTTCAGAGATCCTACAAGCGTGCTCAATCCACCATCTGTAGCAGGCGTTGAATTTGCTTCCCCCACACAAAAACTAAAATTCAAGACGCCGGCTTCCATCAATAATTTGGATATAAAAGATCCATACATATTGGTTGTAGATCTGGACTCTTCTAAAAAAGACGGGGGAAGTATTTTATTTAACGTTTCCATTGATAAAGTTCTTTTTTGGGACTCAACTTCGGCGGACAACGTCTTTTCTCCTCAGCTCGATGCTGGCGATAGTCCCAACGCAACGAGTGGAAACGATAATTTAACGAACACAGCTAGGAAAAATATGATCTTCCACTTACCAACGATCATCAGTAACTATAAGTAA
- the cbiB gene encoding adenosylcobinamide-phosphate synthase CbiB: MPWNVAVSVLVDLILGDPKNFPHPVRAIGKLARVLEKFFRNNCSSEEVAGILTSCLVYLISFIIPFLFVQLANQLHWILGELLTVMIVYTTIAIRDMIDHSKEVYDALVQTDLSLARKKVSRIVARDAESLSESEIIRACVESTAENLVDGITAPLFYAIFGGPAWALLYRSINTLDSLFGYKNKKYLRFGNFPARMDDLANYLPARITSYILVFASLFLGYNFKNSLYILKRDGKKHPSPNSGLTEAAVAGALEIQLGGINFYDGIQNIKPKLGDRKKEFQIEQILQTNKLILLSSILTFTFYVLIYSGAVYLL; this comes from the coding sequence ATGCCTTGGAACGTCGCCGTATCCGTTCTTGTCGATTTGATTCTAGGAGATCCTAAAAACTTTCCTCATCCAGTAAGAGCGATTGGAAAGTTAGCCAGAGTTTTAGAAAAATTTTTTAGAAACAATTGTTCTTCGGAAGAAGTGGCTGGAATTTTGACCTCTTGCCTCGTATATTTAATTTCTTTTATTATACCATTTTTATTTGTACAACTTGCAAATCAACTTCATTGGATTTTAGGTGAACTTTTAACTGTAATGATCGTTTATACTACGATTGCGATCCGAGATATGATCGATCATAGTAAAGAAGTTTATGACGCGTTAGTGCAAACCGATCTTTCTCTGGCCCGTAAAAAAGTATCTAGAATTGTGGCGAGAGATGCAGAAAGTTTGAGTGAATCTGAAATCATTCGGGCCTGTGTGGAAAGTACCGCTGAAAACCTAGTAGATGGAATTACAGCTCCGCTTTTTTATGCAATTTTTGGCGGACCTGCATGGGCTCTGTTATATCGATCCATCAATACGTTAGACTCTCTTTTTGGATACAAAAACAAAAAGTATCTAAGATTCGGAAATTTTCCGGCAAGAATGGACGATTTAGCAAATTATTTACCTGCAAGAATTACATCTTATATACTTGTATTTGCATCTTTGTTTCTAGGTTACAATTTTAAAAATTCATTATATATTCTAAAAAGAGACGGAAAAAAACATCCAAGCCCAAATTCAGGTCTTACAGAAGCGGCTGTAGCAGGAGCTTTAGAAATACAATTAGGCGGAATTAATTTTTACGATGGGATTCAAAATATAAAACCGAAACTTGGGGACCGAAAAAAAGAATTTCAAATCGAACAAATACTTCAAACCAATAAGTTAATTTTACTATCTTCGATTTTAACCTTTACATTTTACGTTTTGATTTATTCAGGAGCGGTTTATCTTTTGTAA